The genomic stretch GCACTATGATCATCACGTGGGTGATTTCCTCCAGTAGTTTGTTCAACATACTGGTTAAAGATCTCAATCTTAAGCCTTATACCTTGGGGTTGCACCTGTCGTCAGTAAGGTGGGGACAGTAAGAGTAGTTGCTGAGGGTCATTAATTATAGAAGTCAAAGGAAAGGCGAAGCAATTGAATagagattgaaaattttaagtagTTAAAATTGCATAGAATGAGTGGAGTTTCTGCATGGCCAAAGCCGAATCTAATTTGGGGAGTTTGATGTTAGGATACCATTAAAACCAATTTTGCAGTGATAGGAAGATTATCAATGGCACAGTTAATCTTTATGATTACCTAGAAAGACTATATTTGATTGCTCTCTCATTTCAGTAATCCTTATGAGCCCAAACAATGATATCCCCTGCCAAAAAGCTGAAGAACTCTAAATTTACTAGAGTTAAGTGCTGAGTAGTCTTGAATTCCTTGCTCCTTGCCTTCTATCTGGAAGATTTGGTTCACAGGAGTTGTTTGGTTCCTTCTATTTGAACAGCCTCAATTTCAGAtaagaacttgaaaatgaaagttCGCTATAACTAAATAGATCTCTACAATCATGAGAAGAAAGtgaacatgataatttatctcaTATGGATTTTGCCACAAATGTATGGTCTATGGAGTGCTTGGATAGAATTAGTAGCATTCTTGAGGTATGAGGACAATGGCTTTTTCTTGAACCGGTACTGTTATTTGTAGAGATAGCTAATCCAATTGTATTATGAAGCTATTGATACTTAACGATGATGTTCCCTTATTCCTGACATTAGTTCTCTCTCCTCCGCAGCTACAACATTGACCGGTTTACATTTTGTTACCACGACCTTGATGACAGTCATCTTAAGGTGGTTGGGATACATCCAATCCTCTCATCTGCCTTTTCATGAGCTTCTGAAATTCGTTTTTTTCGCGAATTTTTCTATCGTCGGAATGAATGTCAGTCTAATGTGGAACTCAGTGGGATTCTATCAGGTACATCTGACTCTTCAATTTGGCAAATAATTTTGTGAGATGCTTCACAATTTACACATATGCTTAATCACCTATCAGATTGCAAAGCTGAGCATGATCCCTGTTTCCTGCTTTTTGGAAGTGGTGTTGGACAAAATGCGGTACTCCAGAGATACAAAGCTGAGCATAGGAGTTGTTCTTTTAGGAGTTGGTGTTTGTACTGTCACTGATGTGAGTGTTAATACTAAAGGGTTCGTTGCTGCTCTGATTGCAGTGTGGAGCACTTCGCTTCAACAATATGTAAGTAATCTTTGTTTTGCTTAATGTTAGTCTATGATTTTCCCTATTTCAAGTATTTCTTAGGCATGCAAAGTCAAGTATCCTACAACCTATGTGTACGTTTTGTGGCTTAGTATGCCTTTTATGCACCTCCAGTTAATGTTCACACTTCTTGTAGATGTATGGAATAGCTACCTGAGTTCACCATTGGGTAACCTTGTTTTTCCTTGTGCAGTACGTACATTACCTTCAGAGAAAGTATTCATTAAGTTCTTTCAACTTGTTGGGACATACTGCTCCTGCCCAGGCTGGTTCACTGCTCTTGTTAGGCCCATTTCTGGACTATTGGATGACACACAAGAGAGTTGATGCTTATGACTACAACCCAGTTGCTGTGGTAATCCAACATATTCTTAATCTTTAGAGTAAATTTTAGTCCAACCAAAAAAAGTAACATTTTAGTTGTCAGCACTGCAATGGACTGAGCCTCTGCTCTCTGAATCTTGTGCTACAAGCAATATATGTAAAGTGCAGTTTCCTTGCTCAGTTAGATTAGTAGACGAGGCTAGCACTGTCTTGAGGTATTTTCTGACAGTGTTTACCCTGATTTCTTGGACGTTCTAGGAATGTGCCCGCCTATATTTGACCTTTTGATGAACCACATGCACCTTCTTATTGTTGTTGTTAGTGTTCGAGTTCAGAAACTGATGTTGGCCTCCTTCTAGTTTTATTTACCAGGGAGCAGCTAACTTTCATGACCAGTATAGATGTCGCGGATATCATGCATGCACTTAATATATGGGATTTTGATATTGCTTCTTTAATTTTGCTTCATCTTTGGGTTCGCTAGCCacagaaaattgaattttcataTTAGGGAAACATAAAGACTCCAGGTTGTGTTGAATGATACCATAAGCATGAGCAGTTGACTATTAAAGCTTCTCAATTAGTTCTAATCACGAAGAGCAGTTACTCAACGCTTGCTTTTCATGTTGGATTTTGCAGATGTTTATTATTCTATCCTGCACCATTGCTGTGGGGACTAATCTCAGCCAGTTTATCTGCATCGGTAGATTTACTGCTGTTTCGTTCCAAGTAATTGGCCATATGAAGACAATCCTTGTCTTGATCATGGGCTTCCTCTTCTTTGGGAAGGAGGGTCTCAATCTCCAAGTAGTCATCGGCATGGTCATAGCTGTAGTTGGGATGATCTGGTATGGCAACGCATCATCTAAGCCTGGGGGGAAGGAGCGCCGAAGCCATTCACTTCCTACCAGCAGACAACATAAACACGGTAGTTTGTCGGAATCCACTGAAATGGATGGGAAAGTTTAAATATTAGTGATCACCAATGAGCAGACATACAAGATAGCTGATTCCGAATTCCAATTTATCATCTGAGATTAGAAAACCaatgttccttttcttctccattgTTTTTCCTCATTCAGTTATTCTTTGTTGACCACAAGCCACTCCAAGGGAACAGATCTTGCTGAATAGGGTTAGCTGTGCTGCAAAAATTTTCCCTGGTTGATCATATAAGTTATAGTAATGAAATTGTTGCTCATTTCATAATTATAACAAAGTTTGGTTTCTTCGTTCTCTTTTGTCGTTTAAGCTTGTCCTGGCTATTGTGTGTTCTTTGGCTTAAGGCTATTGTAAGTTCTTTGACTTAAAGGCAGCACTTAATGTATGCTGCCCCTTTCAGTCCCGGCCAATTTATGTGTTCCTACTTAGGTGAACTGACTTTTTATTGTGAGGTCATCAATCACTATTCTGAGTTCCCTTATAATTGCTTGGTAATGAGCTGATGTGCATTTAAAGCAAAGTAATTATCAGAAATAGTGGACTAATTAATTAAAGGGTCAAGCGTTATTAAGAAATTAGTTTTAGCTAATTAAATTTGCCTGTAATCAGAAGcagcctaattttttttttttttttccttttggacaATTACAAAAATctatcttcaaattttctctgtCAATTATTAGACTTTGCATCTTCTAATTTTAAAACCTACCGTTGGCACTCTATACTTTAAAATCTGACGCTTCGCATTCCgcattttctggaaaaaaaaaaacttaatacTTTTCACCtgttattttattaattatttcctAAGTTTGTTTCATCATAGAATGTTAAGTTCATgttctattttctctctctctctctctctctctctctctcaagtgcCGGTTGCAAAGTTTAAGGTTCCAAATCTCAGCTGTTGCAAAGGGTAAATAACGGGGAAGAGGAGGATTTCCATCTTGCCTGGAAGTAGCGTGTGAATATCTCCTCTCCCGTAGAATTGATCAAATTCACGCAGTTTGTATCCCTCGTTCGAGCACAGACGTGTGCAAGTTCCTCTTTTAACTGTTATTACGACGACGCATGATGAATCCGAGTGGCAGTTCTATGGTCCGTTTGAGGGGATAATGGATCATAACGGATGGTTTGCTCTTTCGCTTTTCCGTAACTCTTATGCACATTGTAGCAGGGCACAAAATGGTGAAGTTTTACAATTGACGGACAAgagttacatttttttaatttcgatgATGGTCATAGAAGAATCCGTTCGTGATGCAAATATGAAGCAAATGAGACGAGATGCTGGATATACCAATGGCCACCCTTCATGGCTACTCCGACGACGAAAGATTCGAAGTTGGATGGACTATTGTTGTGTACAACCAAgcaccgaaaaatattatcttgtATGCTAAGAATTCGTATCAGGGGATGTCGCTTACATTAATGGAGCCCGCAGGTAAACATCTTGGACGTCTCATCGCCTTCCATGAAAGAagtgaaagaggagaaaaaagatgGAGCCCCTCGCCACAGCAAAATGCTTAAACAACCAGTATTTGTTTACCTCCACGATTTGAAGTACCAGCGTCTAGTATTAAGTAGTTCGGAGCTTTGCAAGTCCACTTTAGATAAGCAACGATTATATTAAACATCGAGTAGAGAACATTCATCTACTTATCCCAGAAGTTTCATATGCCTGAAGGATAGCGGAGTTTTGATGATAGCAGAATGTTGATGGCAACATCTTGCGTACCATCACATTCTAAGTTAATATTAAAAGCGGTTAAATATTCCGATCAGTGAATGACATGTTCGTTCATGTAGCGCCTTGAATTAACTCATTGTCTTTTGGCCTATAGATGGGCACTTTTCCACGAGGATGGAGTGCTCTCACCGGAGCACGAATTTTAGAATTCCAAAACTAAATATTGCCATTGCGTCAAAAAGCGCATCCGTGTGTTAATTCtatttttcacatatatatttcAAAGTCGCTCGTTCTCCCTCTAGTCAGTGCATCATTCGGTTCATTCTTACTCCTCTCACATCTTAAAAGCTCACCGGGAGCCGCACCTCGTCCAAGCCCTCCAGCCTCGACGAtcaaagataattttattttaaattttctttattctcATTTCTTGTCCTCTTCTTTGTTGCTACTAGGCCCTTGCCGAACGAGAGCAAGGCGAGGGCTTTTGAGTGTGGCCTCGGCCACGCCCAAGGTAACTCGGATGGCCAACTAGAGCCTAAGACTGGCCaccaataaaaagtaaaaagtaaaaagagcaaaaaggaaaaaaattcaaaatataaaggACGAAAAGAAAGCCCCCTTGGCCACTCGGAAGATCAggttttttgaaattaaaacgGTCAGGTTCACTTtaaacccttatttaagaaaatgatgacaattcatactcttatttaaaaattttcctgaaaataacaGCACAAGATCCCAATTTAGGTATATGATTCAGCAGCTGTTAGCAAATGTGCCTCATTAATTCAAAAGGGACCACGAGCCCCCCATAGTCTGCCAAGGGTACAATTAGCATCAGAAGCCAATGCAGTCATCACATCCTCGATGAACTCAGCATAGACCACATATCAACTAAATGATCATTtgcaattgaaaataaaaaccgCAGGCATTATGAGAAACAGCATTCTCTCGAAAATTTGATTCATGTAATTGCACTACCATTTCAGCAAAACCGGGCAAAACACAACATAcaactaaaagggaaaaaattgttgagtcataaatctactAAGTCCATGCAAGGAACTTAAACTCAGAGATCAAACGGAAGACCTACTCCAAAGGCCTTCCATCTAATGCCAATAATTGAAAGGAACAAAACTCAACGCTTCTTGGAGACACCAACGGTTTTTCCTCTACGGCCAGTAGTCTTTGTGTGCTGGCCACGAACACGCAGGCCCCAGTAGTGCCTCAGACCACGGTGGTTCCTGCATTGCAATGTTAATGTCAGCTACTTACATCATCATGTCCAGATTCCTCTTACTTAGAGAGATGATGCCCGAAATAAAGTAAGTTATGTCAAGCCAAACTAGCAGAGACGACTACTAGCAAAGCTGGTTACTAGCTTCCACAGTTGCAATTAGGGAAGAATCAATTTAGGACATGTTTAAGGGTTGCGATGCACACAATGGTCTACCCAGCACATACTTGTACAAAATGAGAAAGTAACAAATTGTCTTAACGGGACAGCACTGTAAACCAATACACAGCAAGAAAAATGAGCATATGTTGGAGTCACCtgatcttcttcaacctctccaAATCATCCCTCAGCTTCATGTCCAGGGCATTTGAGACAACCTGAGAGTACTTTCCATCTTTGTAATCCTTCTTTCTGTTCAAAAACCAGTCTGGAATCTTGAACTGACGGGGGTTGGCAACAATGACCATGAGGTTGTCTAGTTCTGCAGCAGTCAATTCACCAGCCCTGGCGGCAAAAGAGACTCCCCGCATTAGGCCCAACATACAGCAGAAATGCCAATCATTTTGCAAGGATTTCAGAAACAAATCATTCACTGGACACGTATATCAAATGCTAGAACTAACAATTTCTTAAACCAGTAGATGCACTGTTGGAAAGTTTAAAACAAATAAGACTCAACAGAAGGTTAAACTAATCATCTCCACTATCTTCCGGTCAAGTAGTTCagtttagaaaaagaaacaaggacCACCGATCGTCCCAATTCTTGCTCAGTTCACACGACAAAACGCTCCAAGACATCATTTTTCTCATATTATCCATATAAGTGGCAATGGCTACAAGTTAGTAGCTAATTCCCTTAGCATTAGACCAAAACCCATGCAGTTTAGCAGTTGCCAACCACGAAAAGACTGTTTCAAGATCACTGAAGACCAACTCATATAATGATGACGACTAGAAACTGACCTCCAATATTAGACTGAAACGATCAAATCCGGGTGCCAGTGTGAGTGGCGGCATAAAACTAGCACCTCGAAACAGCTAGGACCCACGAAACTTACCTTTGTCCACTCTAATAGTTCAATAGAGACATCTAATCGGGAGATTCTCCTAGCGTAAACCAATaaagtgacaatttttttcaaactacCAAACACGCGTATACATCATACTCGATTATCCAAAAGGAATGCAAGCTCGCACCACAATTAAATGCGGATCTCAACGATACTTCCACATTAGCCATACAAGCAATAACGGTTGACACAGGAGCAAAAAGAGGAACCGAACCTCTTGTTCATATCGACGTCGGCCTTCTTGCAGACGATGTTGGCGAAGCGGCGGCCGATACCCTTGATAGAGGTGAGGGCGAACAAGATCTTCTGCTTCCCATCGACGTTGGTGTTCAGCACACGCAGGATGTGCTGGAAATCCTCG from Rhodamnia argentea isolate NSW1041297 chromosome 2, ASM2092103v1, whole genome shotgun sequence encodes the following:
- the LOC115750734 gene encoding UDP-rhamnose/UDP-galactose transporter 6, whose product is MALSSKADQKAAVDAAAWMFNVVTSVGIIIVNKALMATYGFSFATTLTGLHFVTTTLMTVILRWLGYIQSSHLPFHELLKFVFFANFSIVGMNVSLMWNSVGFYQIAKLSMIPVSCFLEVVLDKMRYSRDTKLSIGVVLLGVGVCTVTDVSVNTKGFVAALIAVWSTSLQQYYVHYLQRKYSLSSFNLLGHTAPAQAGSLLLLGPFLDYWMTHKRVDAYDYNPVAVMFIILSCTIAVGTNLSQFICIGRFTAVSFQVIGHMKTILVLIMGFLFFGKEGLNLQVVIGMVIAVVGMIWYGNASSKPGGKERRSHSLPTSRQHKHGSLSESTEMDGKV
- the LOC115750751 gene encoding 40S ribosomal protein S18-like is translated as MSLVANEDFQHILRVLNTNVDGKQKILFALTSIKGIGRRFANIVCKKADVDMNKRAGELTAAELDNLMVIVANPRQFKIPDWFLNRKKDYKDGKYSQVVSNALDMKLRDDLERLKKIRNHRGLRHYWGLRVRGQHTKTTGRRGKTVGVSKKR